In Colletotrichum lupini chromosome 6, complete sequence, a single window of DNA contains:
- a CDS encoding cysteine desulfurase codes for MSPSAVQEHVDDAPTSIKSSPQPPPGADFSTFRSLVPLLAEKSLTYLNASYQPPSNLIIHGAIAKFTSDALYNPHPKPQWQNAVEETRALVGRYINADPSSLAFTRDTTEALGCFIRSLKFEPGDNVVVLDTEHPNHVYGWMALRRAGLEVRQVPTISTAEETGHVTAANAATFAPYVDERTRAIGLSSIMFHSGQWNDVANICATYRPRGIHVLADLTQQVGFAEVDVRALGVSAAAFSLHKGLNCPTGFAVLYVNPEFIADTNPTPPIVGYGAVSNVRADLLVPSEEVIYHTSTRRYEHLNLSLISAATAKAFLTFYLDSMGPGRVQEHLYRLGDVLREECRSLGVKIVGPSARKDHAPHLYILDLHDARWMDLLKESGVLVTPYRLGIRVSFGFYNNTSDVKKLAGVLKAGLEAGLPLP; via the coding sequence ATGTCGCCTAGTGCTGTTCAAGAACATGTGGATGATGCCCCAACCTCGATCAAATCATCCCCTCAACCTCCTCCGGGAGCCGACTTCTCCACCTTCCGGTCTCTAGTCCCTCTTCTGGCAGAAAAGAGCCTTACCTACCTCAATGCCTCCTACCAACCCCCCTCAAATCTGATAATCCACGGCGCCATCGCCAAATTCACTTCCGATGCCCTCTACAACCCTCATCCAAAGCCTCAATGGCAGAACGCCGTCGAAGAGACTCGTGCTTTAGTCGGCCGGTACATCAACGCCGACCCAAGTTCCCTAGCCTTCACCCGTGACACAACAGAGGCACTGGGATGCTTCATTCGGAGCCTCAAATTCGAGCCTGGTGACAACGTCGTCGTCCTGGACACAGAGCACCCGAACCACGTCTACGGGTGGATGGCTCTCCGCAGAGCCGGCCTCGAGGTTCGACAGGTGCCCACCATCTCGACAGCGGAAGAAACCGGGCACGTCACGGCCGCCAACGCCGCAACATTTGCGCCGTATGTCGACGAGCGTACCAGGGCCATCGGTCTCAGCTCCATCATGTTCCACAGCGGCCAGTGGAACGACGTGGCCAACATCTGCGCAACATACAGACCACGCGGCATTCACGTTCTCGCAGACCTCACGCAGCAGGTCGGCTTCGCAGAAGTGGATGTACGAGCTCTGGGGGTTTCTGCGGCGGCCTTCAGTCTGCACAAAGGGTTGAACTGCCCGACGGGCTTCGCGGTTCTCTACGTCAACCCGGAGTTCATCGCCGACACCAACCCCACTCCGCCTATCGTCGGTTATGGGGCCGTCAGCAACGTGCGCGCTGACCTGTTGGTCCCTTCCGAGGAGGTGATATATCATACTTCCACTCGCCGATACGAGCATCTGAATTTGAGCTTGATCAGTGCCGCGACTGCAAAGGCGTTTTTGACGTTTTATTTGGATTCCATGGGTCCCGGGCGTGTGCAGGAGCACCTTTACCGCCTGGGTGATGTGTTGAGAGAGGAGTGCCGAAGTCTCGGGGTGAAGATAGTCGGGCCCTCGGCCCGCAAGGATCATGCGCCTCATTTGTACATTCTGGATTTGCATGACGCGAGGTGGATGGATCTCTTGAAGGAGAGTGGTGTGCTTGTTACGCCCTATCGTCTGGGCATCAGAGTTTCTTTTGGTTTCTACAACAACACCTCAGATGTGAAGAAGCTTGCTGGTGTCCTAAAGGCAGGATTAGAGGCGGGCCTTCCCTTGCCCTGA